A genomic stretch from Larimichthys crocea isolate SSNF chromosome XXII, L_crocea_2.0, whole genome shotgun sequence includes:
- the mrps17 gene encoding small ribosomal subunit protein uS17m: protein MSVKHASVHARWIIGRVIGTKMHKTAKVRVTRLVLDPYLLKYYNKRKTYFAHDALQQCTVGDIVLLKALPEARSKHVKHELSEIVHKVGRVVDPLTGKSVAGTDFVEALTDLEEDKTLSDKLQELSISAVPSGADSQPPQPPTS from the exons ATGTCTGTGAAGCACGCATCAGTCCATGCCAGGTGGATCATCGGCAGAGTGATCGGGACCAAGATGCACAAGACCGCTAAAGTGCGAGTCACGAGGCTGGTGCTGGATCCTTACCTGCTCAAG TACTACAACAAGAGGAAGACCTACTTTGCCCATGATGCTTTGCAACAGTGCACCGTGGGAGACATTGTCCTTCTCAAGGCTCTGCCTGAGGCCAGGTCCAAGCACGTGAAACATGAACTGTCTGAGATAGTCCACAAAGTGGGTCGGGTGGTCGACCCACTGACAGGAAAAAGTGTTGCAGGGACTGATTTTGTGGAGGCTCTGACTGACCTGGAAGAGGACAAAACGTTATCAGACAAACTGCAGGAGCTCAGCATCTCAGCTGTGCCGAGCGGAGCAGATTCTCAGCCACCTCAGCCTCCTACTTCATGA
- the LOC104925785 gene encoding protein NipSnap homolog 2 produces the protein MATRVLQRAGRGLQHTTRGLQTSGQVPAVARSLSGFREDSWFKSLFVRKVDPRKDAHSHLLAKKEDNNLYKIQFHNVKPECLDAYNELCEDVLPSIHGDPEYPCELVGTWNTWYGEQDQAVHLWRYRGGYPALTEVMNKLRQNKKFMDYRNERGKMLLSRRNQLLLEFSFWNEPVPRPGPNIYELRSYQLRPGTMIEWGNYWARAIEIRQQNQEAVGGFFSQIGSLYTVHHLWAYKDLQSRENIRNAAWQRDGWDEVVYYTVPLIQHMESRIMIPMKTSPLK, from the exons ATGGCGACCCGAGTCCTTCAAAGAGCCGGCAGAGGCCTTCAACACACGACGAGAGGGCTTCAGACGAGCGGACAGGTCCCGGCCGTCGCCAG GAGCCTCTCCGGTTTCCGTGAAGACAGCTGGTTCAAGTCTCTGTTTGTTAGAAAGGTCGACCCCAGAAAGGACGCTCACTCTCATCTGCTTGCCAAGAAGGAGGACAACAATCTGTACAAAATACAGT TTCACAATGTGAAGCCTGAGTGCCTCGATGCTTACAATGAACTTTG TGAGGACGTCTTGCCTTCCATTCACGGTGACCCTGAATACCCTTGTGAGCTTGTGGGCACCTGGAACACATGGTACGGAGAGCAGGATCAAGCAG TTCACCTGTGGAGATATCGGGGAGGATACCCGGCTCTCACCGAAGTCATGAACAAACTCAGGCAGAATAAG AAGTTTATGGACTACAGGAATGAGAGGGGGAAGATGCTGCTGTCTCGTAGgaaccagctgctgctggagttcAGTTTCTGGAATGAACCTGTCCCCCGTCCAGGACCCAACATCTATGAGCTCCGATCATACCAACTCAGG cCAGGGACGATGATCGAGTGGGGGAATTACTG GGCACGTGCTATTGAGATTCGCCAGCAGAACCAGGAGGCTGTGGGAGGCTTTTTCTCACAGATTGGAAGTCTGTACACGGTTCACCACTTATGGG cttaCAAAGACCTTCAGTCcagagaaaacatcagaaatgcAGCCTGGCAGCGTGATGGCTGGGACGAGGTCGTCTATTACACAG TCCCTCTCATTCAGCACATGGAATCTAGAATAATGATTCCCATGAAGACTTCACCCCTGAAGTAA